The genomic interval ATCAGAAATTCCTGAAGCTATTCTACCAATAGTTCCCATACTACAGGGAATTATTATTATTGTTTTATATTTTGATGAACCACTAGCTGGTCTAGTAAAAAAATCGTTGATTTTAAAACTATTTTCAGCCTTAATTTTATCAATAGACAACTTATGTGAGTATTCATGTTCATATACATTTTTTCCATTTTGAGAAAAAATGAGATCAAACATAATTGAATGCTTTTCCAATATTTTGAAAAGTACTCCCGCATAAACAGAGCCACTTGCACCTGTAACACAAATTAATATTTCTGGTCTATCCATATAAATTATCCACTAAATAAACTAGATCCTTCATTGTATATGGCTTGATAATAACACTATCATATTTATCTTTTCTCATTTTTTGCAACAAATAATTATCAGAGAAATTACCACAAAGAAGAATCTTTTGCTTTTTGTTTCTTTTAAATTCTATTAAATCAAAATCATTATCAACTATTATAATATCAGCATTAGCTATTTCTTTATTTTCAAAATCAAAATATGTTTTCAGATTAAATAATTCATGTTCTAAAGTTAGTTCCTGTTCATTTGTTATGTGTGCAATAATTAAGCTCATAGTTATCCAAAAGTTTTAAACAAAAAACCCTGCTATGCAGGGTTTGAATTATAAACTAGACTCTATTTCCAAAACTTCTAGCTCAATTCTTCCTGATGGGATATCAACAAAAACTTTTTTCCCAACTTTCAAACCAAGTATACCCTTAGCAATGGGAGTTTCAACGGATAATTTCCCATTCATTGGGTCAGCTTCAGACGGTGACACTA from Candidatus Delongbacteria bacterium carries:
- a CDS encoding UbiX family flavin prenyltransferase is translated as MDRPEILICVTGASGSVYAGVLFKILEKHSIMFDLIFSQNGKNVYEHEYSHKLSIDKIKAENSFKINDFFTRPASGSSKYKTIIIIPCSMGTIGRIASGISDNLITRAADVALKEQSQLFLCFRESPLNVVHLENLLKLKNAGASIFPLNPSFYFQYDSIDEVVENLLYRLLNLAGYSFDEQKKWE